The Carnobacterium divergens nucleotide sequence CTCTTGGCTCCGATTATTTTAAATATTAAAAGATATGACTGGTTACAAGGAGGGGACTTTATTTACGGGGCTGTTTCCTACACTGTATACTTTACGTGGGCAATGGTTATTTTACTAGTGCATACATTTATTCTGATATTTGTGGTATTATCTGATAATTGGCATAGGCAACTTGAACTAAACTCAAGGCATCAATTGATGGTAGTCGATTTTGTTTTTTCCTTATATGCACTAGGTTTAGGGCTATTTGCTAAGATGTATATGGCTTCATTTATTTTTATAACTTTTAATGGTCTTTTCACAATTGTCTATTATATGTCGAAGAAAAAACAAGAAGATGAGTGGATAAGAAAGCAGAGAAAGTAGGTGGGAAATTGACGACTGAAGAAATGAGTAAACAGATTGAACAGCTGGTAAATAAGGAAATAGAAGAGCTTTTAATCAAGAAAGAAGACTTTATTACGTTCAGAGATTGTTGGCTTAAACATCCTGAAAAAGAGCACATTATCGGAGAAGCAAAACTTTTGGGGGAAGTGGTCTACCGCTATGTTTCTTAAAAAAAGAATAAAGTAACTAAAGAAACGAAGAAAATGGTTGTAGATTATCAAAAAAAATGGTAATCTTTAAAGATGAAAGGGTTATTTTCTGTGTTGTTTATTCAAACAGAGCTAACTCTAAATAAAATAATTTTTTTTAAAGGAGACTTCTTATAATGGAAAAACGCGAATTTCATGTGGTAGCAGATACAGGGATCCATGCACGCCCAGCTACACTTTTGGTGCAATCAGCAAGTAAATTTAACTCAGATATTAACTTAGAATACAAAGGTAAATCAGTTAATCTTAAATCAATCATGGGCGTTATGTCTCTTGGTGTTGGTCAAGGTGCTGACGTTGTAATCACTGCTGAAGGCGCTGATGAAGCAGACGCAATCAATGCAATCGCAGATACAATGAAGAAAGAAGGCTTAGCTGAATAATGGTTGAAATGTTAAAAGGGATTGCGGCTAGTGATGGCGTTGCTATTGCTAAAGCATATATGCTAATTGAACCCGATTTATCATTCAACAAAATTACAGTTGAGGATTCTGATTCAGAAGTTGAACGTCTTGCAAAAGCATTAGATAAAGCAAAAGAAGAACTTGAAATGATTCGTCAAAAAGCTGTCGAAAGCTTAGGAGAAGAAGAAGCTCAAGTTTTTGATGCTCACTTAATGGTTCTGTCTGATCCAGAATTAATCGGGAGTATTGAAAGCAATATCAAAGACAATAAAGTAAATGCTGAAAGCGGATTAAAAGAAGTTACGGATATGTTTATCGGCATGTTTGAAGGTATGGAAGATAATCCTTACATGCAAGAACGTGCAGCAGATATCAAAGATGTAACGAAACGTGTTTTAAGTCATTTATTAGGTGTTAAATTACCAAGTCCTTCAATGATTAATGAAGAAGTTATCGTTGTAGCACATGATTTAACCCCAAGTGATACAG carries:
- a CDS encoding phosphocarrier protein HPr, translated to MEKREFHVVADTGIHARPATLLVQSASKFNSDINLEYKGKSVNLKSIMGVMSLGVGQGADVVITAEGADEADAINAIADTMKKEGLAE